The following DNA comes from Hyphomicrobiales bacterium.
CGACCGCGCTCCTTTCGGAGCGGATGATGCGCGATGTGATCGCCGCAGGCGTCGTACCCGAAGGCGTGCTGTCGCTTATTTGCGGCAGCGCCGAGGGCATGGTCGCGGCACTCGGGCCGATGGATTCGGTCGCCTTCACCGGATCCGCGGCAACGGCCCGCATCCTGCGCCGTGAAGCGGCCGAGATGATCGCCGCGCCGCGCCTGACGGTCGAGGCCGACAGCGTCAACGCCACCATTGTCGGCCCCGACGTCACCGCCGGCGATGAGATCTTCAATCTTGCGGTGCGCGAGGTCGTCACGGCGCTGTCGGTTAAGGCCGGCCAGCTCTGCACCAACATTCGCCGGATATTCGTGCCGGCTGCTCTTGCCGATGATTTCACCGCCGCGGTCGCCGCCAAGGTGAGTGCCCTCGCGGTCGGCGACCCGGCCGACCCGGCAACCCGCGTTGGCCCGCTCATCAATGTCGCTCAACGCGACGAGGCACTGCGTAATATCGAAGCCCTGTCCGCCGAGACGCTGCTCGTCGCCGAGGCCAGATTGCCCGATGTCGCGGTGAACTCCGGTTTCGTCGCGCCGCGCCTGCTGTCCTGCCTTGATCCGTCTGGCGCCCACGCCGTGCATGAACTCGAAGTGTTCGGACCCTGCGCGACGGTGCTGCCCTACAGCGATATGGCTCAGGCCGTGACGCTCGGTACACGCGCCGAAGGCAGCCTCGCGCTCAGCCTGTTCACCAATGACCGCAAGGTGCAGGCCGAGACCGTTGCGGGTCTCGGCCCGTGGCATGGCCGCGTGCTGATGGTCGACAGCGAGGTCGGCAAGGCCCACACGGGTCACGCGATCGTCATGCCGCAATGCGTCCATGGAGGTCCCGGCCGCGCCGGTGGCGGCGAGGAGCTCGGCGGTCTGCGCGGCCTGCGCTTCCACATGCAGCGCACCGCCGTACAGGCAGGTCCCGCCGCGCTCGAAGCACTCGGCGGCACGGAGGCGGGCGCGGTTCTGTGAGTCGGCAGGCATCCAATCAAACTGAATAAAAGTGCAATATGATGCATAAAATGGCTTCCATTTATGGCTATGAACGACTAAAAAAGGGAATATCCTGCCAAAACGGGGTTTACGAGACCTGAAGTTGGCAATATTGTGCAATCTGCGTTGCGACGCAAACCTCGGAGGATTTCAGGCCGTGACCAAGGTGATCGACTTTCAGACGGATCCGTCCAAATACCGCCACTGGCGTGTCGAATATGATGGCCCCGTCGCCAGTCTCTATATGGACGTCGATGAAAAGGGCGGTCTGTTCGAGGGCTATGAGCTGAAGCTCAATTCATACGACCTCGGCGTTGACATCGAGCTGGCCGACGTCGTCCAGCGGATGCGTTTCGAGCATCCCGAGGTCAAGACCGTGGTGATGCGCTCCGGCAAGGAGAAGGTCTTCTGCGCCGGCGCCAATATCCGCATGCTGGCGGGCGCGGCACACGCCCACAAGGTCAACTTCTGCAAGTTCACCAACGAGACCCGCAACACCTTCGAGGCGGCCGGCGTCGAATCCGGGCAGAGCTACATCTGCGCTGTGCAGGGCGCCTGCGCCGGCGGCGGTTACGAGCTGGCGCTCGCCTGCGATCACATCATCCTCACCGACGATGGCTCCTCCTCGGTCGCGCTTCCCGAAGTGCCGCTGCTGGCCGTGCTGCCGGGCACGGGCGGCCTGACCCGCGTTACCGACAAGCGCAAGGTGCGCCGCGATCACGCCGACGTCTTCTGCTCGATCGAGGAGGGTGTACGCGGCAAGCGCGCCAAGGACTGGCGGCTCGTCGACGATGTCGTCCAGAACTCCAAGTTCGACGAGATCGTTGCCGAGCGCGCGAAGGAATTCGCCGCGAAGTCGAATCGCCCCGACGACGCAAAGGGCGTCGCGCTCACCCCGCTCGCGCGCACCTTTGCTGATGATGGCAGCGTGCAATACTCGCTGGTCGAGGTTGCCATCGAACGCGACAAGGGTGTGGCGACGATCACCATCGCCGGTCCAGACGGTCCCGCGCCGGCGTCGATGGAGGCGCTGCAGGAAGAGGGCGACCAGACCTACATGCTGCGGCTCGCCCGCGAGCTGGACGACGCCATTCTTCATCTGCGGTTGAACGAGCTCGAAATCGGCGTTCTCGTTATCAAGTCGCAGGGCGATCCGGCGCTGGTCATCAAGCACGAGGCGTTGCTTTTCGCCAACAAGGATCACTGGCTCGCCAACGAGATGCTGCTCTACTGGAAGCGGGTCCTGAAACGGGTTGATCTCACCTCGCGCTCGCTCGTCGCGCTGATCGAGAACGGCTCATGCTTCGCCGGTGTGCTGGCGGAATTGCTGTTCGCCGTCGACCGCAGCTACATGATGGAAGGCGACTTCGAGGGCGACAATCGCCGCGTCGCGGCGATCACGCTGACCGACTCGAATTTCGGTCCGTTCCCGATGTCGAACGATCTCACCCGGCTGCAGACCCGGTTCCTCGGCACGCCGGAACTGGTCGCCGAGGCCGAGGCCGAAAAGGGCAACGAACTGGAGGCCTTCGACGCCGATCGTCTCGGTCTCGTGACCTACGCCTACGACGATGTCGATTGGGACGACGAGGTGCGCATCTTCCTGGAGGAACGCGCCAGCTTCTCGCCCGACGCCCTGACCGGCATGGAAGCGAACCTGCGTTTCCCCGGGCCGGAAACTATGGAAACCCGCATCTTCGGCCGCCTGACTGCCTGGCAGAACTGGATCTTCCAGCGCCCCAACGCGGTTGGCGAGGACGGCGCGCTGCGCCGCTACGGGACCGGCATCCGCGGCGACTACGACATGCGCCGGGTCTAACAAACAGCAACGCACCAGGAGACGCTCCAAATGCTCGATCTGATCAATGTGAGTTACGACACCCAAATCCCCAACAATGTCGGGCTGTCCAGCGACAAGCGCGTTCTCAAAGCGCTGGAGAAATGGCATCCCGGCTACATCAACTGGTGGACCGGCCTCATCCCCGAGGAATTCCAGAAGTCGTCGGTCTATCTGCGTACCGCCGTCTCGGTCGATCCGAAGGGCTGGGCGAAGTTCGGCTACGTCAAGATGCCGGAATACCGCTGGGGCGTTCTGCTCGCGCCGCAGGTTGAGGATCGCCGGATCCCGTGCGGCGAGCACGCCGGCGAGCCGGCCTGGCAGGAAGTGCCGGGCGAGTATCGCAACCTGATGAAGCGTCTGATCGTCATTCAGGGCGACACCGAGCCGGCCTCGGTCGAGCAGCAGCGCTGGCTGGCGCTCTCCGCGCCGTCGCTCTACGACATGCGCAACCTGTTCCAGGTCAATGTCGAGGAAGGCCGCCACCTGTGGGCGATGGTGTACCTGCTGCACAAGTATTTCGGCAAGGACGGCCGCGAAGAGGCCGATGATCTGCTCCGTCGTCAGTCCGGCTCGGAAGAAGCCCCGCGCATGCTCGGTGCCTTCAATGAGGAGACGCCGGACTGGCTGTCCTTCTTCATGTTCACCTACTTCACCGACCGCGACGGCAAGATGCAGCTCGAAAGCCTTGCCCAGTCCGGCTTCGATCCGCTGTCACGCACCTGCCGCTTCATGCTGACCGAAGAGGCGCACCACATGTTCGTCGGCGAGACGGGCGTCGGCCGCGTGATCCAGCGCACCTGTGATGTGATGAACGCCAACGGCATCGACGATCCCTATGACATCGGTAAGATCCGCGATCTCGGCGTCATCGACCTGCCGACCATCCAGAAGAAGCTGAACCTGCACTACACGCTCAGCCTCGACCTGTTCGGCCAGGAAGTCTCCACCAATGCGGCCAATGCCTTCAATGCCGGCATCAAGGGCCGCTACATGGAGCACCGCATCGACGACGACCACAAGCTGACCGGCGACAGCTACGTCGTCTGGGACATCGAGGACGGCAAGGCCGTTCAGAAGGAAGTCCCGGCACTGACCGCGATCAACATGCGCCTGCGCGACGACTACAGCCGCGACGCCGCCGGTGGCGTTGGCCGCTGGAACAAGATCATCGAAAAGGCCGGCGTCCAGTTCGAGCTGAAGCTGCCGCACGAAGCCTTCAACCGCAAGATCGGTGTCTTCTCCGGCCACCTGTTCGACCCCGAAGGCAAGGTGGTTTCGGGCGCCGAGTACGACGCCGGTATCACCAACTGGCTGCCGACCCATGCGGACGGCGACTTCATCCAGTCGCTGATGAAGCCGTGCTGGGAATCGGGCAAGTACGCCGGCTGGATTGCGCCGCCGAAAGTCGGCATCGACAACAAGCCGGGCGACTTCGAATACGTGAAGCTGCACAGCGCCTGAGCCAAATCCTATCGGAACCAGGGGGAGGGACGGCGTGTTCCGCGCCGCCCCTTCCGCATCGGGCGCCGGGAAGCGTCCGGGAACGAGCGTCGCAGCACGCATGCTGCGGGCGAATATGATGAAAAGCGCTTGGGAGGAGCCAGATGGGCATCGCGACGAAGCTGTTGAAGCAGCATCTGATCGATCCGGAGATTTGCATCCGCTGCTACACCTGCGAGATGACATGCCCGATCGCCGCGATCACGCATGACGACAACAACGTCGTGGTCGATGCGGCCATCTGCAATTACTGCATGGCCTGTATCCCGGTCTGTCCGACCGGCTCGATCGACGAGTGGCGGGTGGTCGACGCTCCCTATTCGCTGGAAGACCAGTATTCGTGGGCCGAACTGCCGGACCAGCAGGACCTCGGAGAAACGAGCGATGAGGGCATCGAGGCGCTCGACGACGCGATGTCGGCGCTGCTCGCCGAAGCGCACAAGGGAGCGGGCGGCAAGTCGAAGGCGCCGGCAAGCGCCTCCAAGCCGACGGTCAATCTCTATGGGCTCGGCAATCCCGCGACGGCGAAGGTGCAGGGCACCTATCGCCTGACGTCCGAGGACTCGGGCACCGATGTGCGCCACATCATTCTCGATTTCGGCGGCCAGCCCTTCCCGTTTCTGGAAGGTCAGTCGATCGGCATCATTCCGCCCGGCGTGGACGAGAACGGCAAGCCGCATTTGCCGCGGCTCTATTCCGTTTCCTCGCCGCGCGATGGCGAACGTCCGAACTACAACAACGTCTCGCTGACCGTGAAGCGCGAGGAAAACGGCCTCTGCTCAAATTACGTTTGCGATCTCAAGATGGGCGACGAGGTCCAGGTGACGGGTCCGTTCGGCGCAACCTTCCTGATGCCCGACGATCCTGCCGCACGTCTGCTGATGATCTGCACCGGCACCGGTTCGGCGCCGTTCCGCGCCTTCACCATGCGGCGTCAGCGTTCGGCGGCCGGTGCATCGGGCGACATGGTGTTGTTCTTCGGCGCACGCACGCCCGACAGCCTGCCGTATTTCGGCCCGCTCAACAAAGTGCCCGCCCGGCTTTTGCGCAAGCACATGGTCTTCAGCCGCATTCCCGGTGCGCAAAAGGAATATGTGCAGGACCGCATGATGGTCGAGCAGGAAGACGTTGCCGAATTGCTCGGTGACCCGAAGACGCATATCTACATCTGCGGCCTGAGAGGCATGGAGGAAGGCGTCGAGAAGGCCTTCGCCAACATCGCCGAAAGCGCCGGCCTGCCCTGGGACACGACGCGCGAGGCGATGCGCGAAGAGGGCCGCTATCACGTCGAGACCTATTGATGGCCTTCGAGCACGAGATCCGCGTCACCTGGGGCGACTGCGATCCCGCCCGGATCGCCTATACCGGCAGGTTGCCGATGTTCGCGCTCGACGCAATCAACGCCTGGTGGGAGCACCATGGCGGTGCCGGCTGGTATCAGATGGAGATCGACCAGAATCTCGGTACGCCGTTCGTCAGCATGAACATGAGCTTCCGTTCCCCGGTCACGCCGCGTCACAGGCTGATGTGCGCGGTGCGACCGAACCGTCTCGGCGAGACCTCGGTCGGGTTCCGCGTCGAGGGGCGGCAGGACGGGCAGCTCTGTTTCGAGGGCGATTTCGTCTGCGTCTTTACGGTCGCCGACGCGTTCAAAAAGACGCCGCCGCCACAGCGGATACGCGACATCGTGGCGGTGCACATGATCGGGTAGGGGACCGGCGGCACGCGGCCCTCCGCAATCCTGTGGGAATCGAAGAAAAGCGTTGAGTTTTCCTGTATCTATCATTACTATGTGCAATATAGTGCATGAGATTGGCGATATGGGCGAGATTACGAATTTTCGGGGCGAAACGGTCGATGCGGGCGCCGATGACGACGTCAATGCAGCGGCCGACCAGTTGGTCAAATCCGTCGGCGAACGGGTGCGCAAGGCGCGCGAGCTCAAAGGCTTGCCGCGACGGGTGATTTCGGAAATTTCCGGCGTTTCGCCGCGCTATCTGGCGCAGCTCGAAGCTGGTCAGGGCAACATCTCCATCGGCCTTTTGAAAAAGGTCGCGCTGGCGCTCGATCACCGCATCGAATGGTTCGTCGGCGAAGAGGATCCGTGGACCTCGGAAGCGCTGCACGTCGCCGATCTGTTCCGCGTCGCGCCCGCCTCGGTCCGTCAGAAGGTGCTGGACATCCTCAACCCTGTGCCAGCGGAAAAACGCCGCGCCCACCGGATCGGCCTGATCGGACTGCGCGGGGCCGGCAAGTCGACGCTGGGCGCCATGGCCGGCCAGGCGCTCGGTGTCCCCTTCGTCGAGCTGAACCGCGAGATCGAAGCCAATTCCGGCATGCCGGTCAATGAGTTGCTGGCGCTCTACGGGCAGGAGGGCTATCGCCGGCTGGAAGCCGAGGCGATCGATCGGGTGATTGCCACCCAC
Coding sequences within:
- a CDS encoding acyl-CoA thioesterase, producing the protein MAFEHEIRVTWGDCDPARIAYTGRLPMFALDAINAWWEHHGGAGWYQMEIDQNLGTPFVSMNMSFRSPVTPRHRLMCAVRPNRLGETSVGFRVEGRQDGQLCFEGDFVCVFTVADAFKKTPPPQRIRDIVAVHMIG
- a CDS encoding 3,4-dehydroadipyl-CoA semialdehyde dehydrogenase, yielding MKLESYLSGRWQAGEGEGRALVNPVSGDEIARAGATGLDLAAALDFARTSGGRALADMTFAERGALLKAIADALQANRDAYLDIARENSGNTAADASVDIDGGIFTLKTYARLGKSLGDASMIVEPGGDQLARDPVFFARHIWQTRPGVAVQINAFNFPSWGMWEKVAQATLAGVPSLAKPATSTALLSERMMRDVIAAGVVPEGVLSLICGSAEGMVAALGPMDSVAFTGSAATARILRREAAEMIAAPRLTVEADSVNATIVGPDVTAGDEIFNLAVREVVTALSVKAGQLCTNIRRIFVPAALADDFTAAVAAKVSALAVGDPADPATRVGPLINVAQRDEALRNIEALSAETLLVAEARLPDVAVNSGFVAPRLLSCLDPSGAHAVHELEVFGPCATVLPYSDMAQAVTLGTRAEGSLALSLFTNDRKVQAETVAGLGPWHGRVLMVDSEVGKAHTGHAIVMPQCVHGGPGRAGGGEELGGLRGLRFHMQRTAVQAGPAALEALGGTEAGAVL
- the boxB gene encoding benzoyl-CoA 2,3-epoxidase subunit BoxB, with amino-acid sequence MLDLINVSYDTQIPNNVGLSSDKRVLKALEKWHPGYINWWTGLIPEEFQKSSVYLRTAVSVDPKGWAKFGYVKMPEYRWGVLLAPQVEDRRIPCGEHAGEPAWQEVPGEYRNLMKRLIVIQGDTEPASVEQQRWLALSAPSLYDMRNLFQVNVEEGRHLWAMVYLLHKYFGKDGREEADDLLRRQSGSEEAPRMLGAFNEETPDWLSFFMFTYFTDRDGKMQLESLAQSGFDPLSRTCRFMLTEEAHHMFVGETGVGRVIQRTCDVMNANGIDDPYDIGKIRDLGVIDLPTIQKKLNLHYTLSLDLFGQEVSTNAANAFNAGIKGRYMEHRIDDDHKLTGDSYVVWDIEDGKAVQKEVPALTAINMRLRDDYSRDAAGGVGRWNKIIEKAGVQFELKLPHEAFNRKIGVFSGHLFDPEGKVVSGAEYDAGITNWLPTHADGDFIQSLMKPCWESGKYAGWIAPPKVGIDNKPGDFEYVKLHSA
- a CDS encoding benzoyl-CoA-dihydrodiol lyase (cleaves the ring of 2,3-dihydro-2,3-dihydroxybenzoyl-CoA forming 6-hydroxy-3-hexenoyl-CoA); translated protein: MTKVIDFQTDPSKYRHWRVEYDGPVASLYMDVDEKGGLFEGYELKLNSYDLGVDIELADVVQRMRFEHPEVKTVVMRSGKEKVFCAGANIRMLAGAAHAHKVNFCKFTNETRNTFEAAGVESGQSYICAVQGACAGGGYELALACDHIILTDDGSSSVALPEVPLLAVLPGTGGLTRVTDKRKVRRDHADVFCSIEEGVRGKRAKDWRLVDDVVQNSKFDEIVAERAKEFAAKSNRPDDAKGVALTPLARTFADDGSVQYSLVEVAIERDKGVATITIAGPDGPAPASMEALQEEGDQTYMLRLARELDDAILHLRLNELEIGVLVIKSQGDPALVIKHEALLFANKDHWLANEMLLYWKRVLKRVDLTSRSLVALIENGSCFAGVLAELLFAVDRSYMMEGDFEGDNRRVAAITLTDSNFGPFPMSNDLTRLQTRFLGTPELVAEAEAEKGNELEAFDADRLGLVTYAYDDVDWDDEVRIFLEERASFSPDALTGMEANLRFPGPETMETRIFGRLTAWQNWIFQRPNAVGEDGALRRYGTGIRGDYDMRRV
- the boxA gene encoding benzoyl-CoA 2,3-epoxidase subunit BoxA, which encodes MGIATKLLKQHLIDPEICIRCYTCEMTCPIAAITHDDNNVVVDAAICNYCMACIPVCPTGSIDEWRVVDAPYSLEDQYSWAELPDQQDLGETSDEGIEALDDAMSALLAEAHKGAGGKSKAPASASKPTVNLYGLGNPATAKVQGTYRLTSEDSGTDVRHIILDFGGQPFPFLEGQSIGIIPPGVDENGKPHLPRLYSVSSPRDGERPNYNNVSLTVKREENGLCSNYVCDLKMGDEVQVTGPFGATFLMPDDPAARLLMICTGTGSAPFRAFTMRRQRSAAGASGDMVLFFGARTPDSLPYFGPLNKVPARLLRKHMVFSRIPGAQKEYVQDRMMVEQEDVAELLGDPKTHIYICGLRGMEEGVEKAFANIAESAGLPWDTTREAMREEGRYHVETY
- a CDS encoding transcriptional regulator, encoding MGEITNFRGETVDAGADDDVNAAADQLVKSVGERVRKARELKGLPRRVISEISGVSPRYLAQLEAGQGNISIGLLKKVALALDHRIEWFVGEEDPWTSEALHVADLFRVAPASVRQKVLDILNPVPAEKRRAHRIGLIGLRGAGKSTLGAMAGQALGVPFVELNREIEANSGMPVNELLALYGQEGYRRLEAEAIDRVIATHDTAILALAGGIVSEPDTYKRLLDHFHTIWLRASPEEHMSRVLAQGDTRPMAGNPEAMEQLKSILRSRESLYERALAQLDTSGKPLKTSLDELIELICDRGYLGTPICQENAGIRRSKKANTASE